From the genome of Croceibacterium atlanticum:
GAGGAAGTCGACATGCTCTTCCTCGCTTTCGAGGATGTCCTCGAACAATTCGCGGCTGACATAATCACGCACGCTTTCGCAATATTCGATCGCATCGCGCAGCAGGGGGATGGCTTCCATTTCCAGGGCCAGATCGGCCTTCAGGATTTCTTCCACCGTCTCACCGACTTTCAAACGGTTGATGGCCTGAAAATTCGGTAGCCCGTCGAGAAACAACACCCGGTCCGCCAACGCGTCGGCGTGCTTCATCTCGTCGATTGATTCTTCGCGTTCCTTCGCCGCGAGTCGCGACACGCCCCAATTGTCCAGCACGCGGTAATGCAGCCAGTACTGGTTGATGGCGGTCAGTTCGTTCGTGAGTGCCTGATTCAGGAACTCGATGACCTTTTCGTCGCCCTTCATGATGTTCTGTTCTCCGCCTTCGCTATGCGCGCATTTGCGACGCGGCGGGCGCCCAATGCAAGGGCACGATCATATTTTCAGGGGCGAAACTGGCAGAAAAGCGCGCTGCTGCGAATGCAAAGCAGCATAGGATCAGGCTGCGGCGAGCGCCATGACCAGCGATGTTTCCCGTTCTTCATTCAGGATATCTTCGGCATCGTCCAGACACTGGCGGCATTGCGGCCGTTTGCCCAATGTTTCGTACACCCTGTCCGCGTCACCATCCGTGGCGCGCGCGGCGCGGCGTAATTCGCATTCCCGGATTGCATTGCAGATGCAGACATACATGTCGGCGAATCTCCTCTGAGGGAGATTGTTAATGCGAACAGGTTGCAATATCAAGCCCGTTCAACGCTTGATATTGAAAAGCCTTCCATAAGTCAGGCAGCGCCACAGCCATTCCAACGGGCCATAGCGGAAGCGGGCCAGCCACGGCCTGGACCAGCCCAGCATCAGCACCCAGCCCAGCAGCACGACCGGCAGCAGGGCCAGCCGGTGCAGTTCGCCATAAAGCCCCCCTGCCCAGCCCTGGAAGATCAGCATCATCACCAGCGATGTGCCGATATAATTGCTGAAGGCCATCCGGCCCGCGGCAATGAAGCGTGCACCCAGCCAGCCGCGCGATGCCGCATCTGCTGCCAGCACCAGCAAGGCAGCCAGCCCCAGGATCATCGCCAGACGCGGCAAGGCCGATGGGCCATTGAAAACAAACTGGGTCAGGAATGGCGGAAAATTCTGCGCCAGCGCCATCCAGCCAAGCGCGGCGGAAACCCCTGCCCCGCCGATAAAGCCGATCCAGCCCCAGCGCTTCATCTTCGCCCGGCCCGCCGCCGCTTCAAAGAAACCCAGCCGGAACAGGGCCATTCCGATCAGCATCAGCGGAATGGTTTCAACCAGGGCGATCAGCAGCATCTGCAGCAAATCCGTGCCCTGTTCGGTCACGCGAAAACTGACCACTGCCGGATAGCTGCCGCCCTGCATCACTTCACGTTCTGCCGAGGCGTCCCTGATCTGCTTGTCCCATTCATCCGACATTTGCGTCCAGGCTTCACCGGCTTCGGCCCGCGCTTCGGGCATGGCTTCCAGCGCGGCCTGCGTCCCCAGCGCGCCGGTCAGCAACAGTGATCCCAGCAGGTACCAGGCTATGCCAACCTTCAACTGCGTCTTCGCCGTCCAATGCAGCATCGACAGGGCGATGAAGCCGGAAACCGCATAGAGGACAAGAATATCGCCCACGAATATCAGGAAATAGTGGATCAGGCCGAAGATCAGCAGGAATATAAGCCGCCGCAGCTGCAATCGCCGCGATCCGCCGCGCGACCATGCCCGCTCCACGAACATATACATGCCCGCGCCGAACAGCAGCGTGAACAATCCACGGAACTTGCCATCCACGAACACGAACTGGAACAGCCAGACCCAGCCATCCGCCGGCTGTTCCCCGCCCGGCATCGCACCGGGCCATGAATAGACCAGCATGGGATGGGCGAAAGCCGTGATGTTGGCGAAGAGAATGCCCAGCACCGCCACTCCGCGCAGGAAATCGAGCGAGACGATCCGATCGGTGCCGGAAACCGGCTGATCCGGCGCCGCGCCATGGCCAGCTTCATGCGCCAGCCCGCTGGATTCATTGATATTCATGCCCGTCCCCCTCGGGCCGTATTATGCCGCATCAAGGGCGCGTAACAAGACAATCCTGACCGGACTTCTTCAGGGCCCGGCACGCGGCATTGGCATCCGCCTGACTGGGATAGCCTGTGGCCAGAAGCCGCGTCACCCGCCCGCTCGGCACCAGCTCCTTGCGCGCGCCGGCCAGTTCGGCACGGCCGCTCAGCTTCGTCCACAGGCGGTCGGCATTGCCGGAAACCGAAAAGGCGCCCAACTGCACCGCCCAGGGGGCAGAGCCGCGCTCCGCCTTCGCTGGCCTGCTTGCCACTGCGGGTGCCGTTTCGCTGCGTGCTTCGGCCCGCTGGCGGACTGGCGGGGAACTGGCGGGCGCCTCGCCCCGGGCATAGGTCGCGCCAGCTTCGACCGGGCTGTTCGTGCCCGTTGCACTACGCGCTTCTTCTATCGCCGCGCGGGCCGCCGCGACGGAGGGCGAAATTGCTGTGGTCGGGATCGGGCGGGGAACGCTCATGGATGAACTGGGTGCGGGCCGAGCAGCAGCGGCGGAGGAGGTAACGCCCGTATCGGCATCGCCGCCAAGATCCACAGCGGCGAATTGCCGCGCCTGTTCCGCCTCCGCCTCTCGCCGCATGTCCACCGCAAGGCTGGCCGCCTGCTGGCGCTGCTGAAGGGGAATATACTGGTCCATCTGGGCCAGCGCCGGCGCGGCCTGTGGCAGGCCGGTGGAATTGGCCAATGTCACCAGCGCATAGGCGCGAATCCAGTCACGGGGCACGATGTCACCGTTGAAATGGGCGATGCCCAGAAGATATTGGGATCGCGGATCGCCCCTGCGCGCTGCATCCTGCACATAAGGCAGGGCGGCCGTGCGCCTGCCGTCCTGGAACAGCATCAATCCATAGGTATCGGCAGCGCGGACATGGCCCAGCGCGGCCGCCCTGGCATATAATTGTTCCGCCCGGGCCGTATCCATCGGCACGCCGCGCCCCAGCCGATAGGCCTGGCCCAGATTGAACATCGCATCGGGATCGCCCGCTTCGGCGGGCCCTTCCCATTCGCGGACAGCCGCGGCGTAATCCCCGCGAGTCCATGCATCCACGCCATCCTTCACATCGGCCAGCGCCTGGCCGGGCATGAATGCGGACAGCATGGCGGCGATCGCCCAGATTGGCCTGGCTCTTCCCGATGCCTTCATGCCTGCCCTCAATCGATGGATCCCAGTGGTTTCGCAGGCTGACATAGTGAACGGGTCGTTAGCAAAAACTTTATAGCCCCGGCCGAATTACTGTCGCCAGGCCAAGTCTTTACACAACCATGCGCAACACGCCGCCCGTTAACTCAAATTTTAGGGTGATCTGCGATCCCCGATTCAGGAATTGCCGGGCGTTCCATTCCTGCCCGGCCTGAAATCAGGGGAAACGGCCTTGCGGGTTTTGGCATTGGCATCTCAAAAAGGTGGCTCCGGCAAGACGACACTTTCGGGTCATCTGGCGGTACAGGCACAGCGTGCCGGCGCCGGCCCGGTCGTACTGATCGATATCGATCCACAGGGCTCTCTGGCGGATTGGTGGAACGAGCGGGAGGCGGAATATCCCGCCTTCGCCCAGACCACCGTGGCCCGCCTTGCCAGCGATCTGGCGATTCTGCGCCAGCAGGGGTTCAAGCTGGCCGTAATCGATACGCCGCCGGCCATTACCATGGCGATCCAGTCGGTCATTTCCGTGGCCGAACTGATCGTGGTGCCGACGCGCCCCAGCCCGCACGATCTGCGCGCCGTGGGTGCGACGGTCGATCTGTGCGAGCGTGCGGGCAAGCCGCTGATCTTCGTGGTCAATGCCGCGACGCCCAAGGCGCGGATCACGTCCGAAGCAGCCGTGGCCCTTTCCCAGCACGGCACGGTTGCACCGATCACATTGCATCACCGCACCGATTTCGCCGCTTCCATGATTGACGGCCGCACGGTGATGGAAGTCGATCCCAATGGCCGCAGCGCGCAGGAAGTGGTCGGCCTGTGGAATTACGTGGCCGATCGGCTGGAACGGAATTTCCGCCGCACCGTGTTCGCTGCTCCCAACGGCATGCAGCAGGTTCCCGGCATTCATCGCGCGCAGGGCGGCTTCGGCCGCCGGGTTGCGCAGTAACAGGCGGACAGGATGAACGATCCGAAACCCTTTGCTTCGCTTGGCGCGACATTGCTGGCCCGCAAGGGCGGTGCCCGCCCGGCCATGCGCCCACAATTCGCGACCATGGGCGCGCTTGGCGTAGAAGGCGCAAAAGCGCTGTCGGCCGACGGTTCCAACCCCGATCTGGAAGATCTCGGCTGGAACGACATGGGCCATGAAGAGCATGAACGCCGCGAGGCGAATGTTCTGCCGCTAACCCCGTCCCCCAGCAATCCGCAGACCGAGGCCGAAGCGCGCGCCGACGATGAACTGGCCCGTGCCGAAGTTGCCCAGGCAGAAGCCGCGCCCGAACAACTGGCCCAGACAACACAGCCCGAGATTGCATCCTGGCAGAACAATAGCTGGGAAAGCGAAGTCTCGCCGGTTGCCGCGCCGCAGGAATCGCAGGAACAGGCCGCGATTGTGCAGCCGCTGCGCAAACAGGCAAAACCGAAGCGCAGCCAGCGCCGCCGTGCGATCGACCAGGGCCGCCGCGCCGCCTTTACCCTGCGCCTTGACGAACAGCGCCATCTCAAGCTGCGTCTTGCCAGCACGGTGCGCAATCGCAGCGCGCAGCAATTGGTAACGGAAGCACTCGATCGCTTCCTGGCTGAACTCCCCGAACTCGATGCCCTCGCCGCGCAGGTCAATCGCGGTTCCAGGAAAGCCTAATCAACGGAAGACAGGCCATGCAGCGTAATTCCAGCACCAGCTTCGCGATGGGTCTTGCCCTTACCAGCGCAATGACCGGGGCACTCCTGGCCGGTTGCGCAACCAGTGCAATGCCCGCGGCCAATGTGTCCGCCAGCAAGGCCGAAAACGCGCTGGCCAAAGGCAAGCATGACAAGGCGATCGACTATGCCGAGGCCTCCGTCATGGCTGAACCGCGCAATGCCGAATATCGCGCCATGCTGGGCAATGCCTATCTGGATGCGGGCCGATTTGCCTCCGCCGCGACATCTTTTGACGATGCGATGCGGCTGGGGGACAATACCGCGCGCACCGCGCTCAGCCTCGCTCTAGCCCTTACGGGTGAAGGCAAGCATGGCGAGGCCGCTGCCCTGCTCAACGATTGGGAAGGCGAAATTCCCGTATCCGACCTGGGCCTGGCACTGACTATTGCCGGCCAGCCGGAACGCGGTATCCATCTGATGACCAACGCCATCCGTGGCGGCGAAAATACCGCCAAGATGCGCCAGAACCTGGCTTTCAGCTATGCGATGGCGGGCCGCTGGCGTGAAGCCCGCCTGATGGCATCGCAGGATGTCCCGGCGGACAAGGTGGGCGACAGGATGCAGGAATGGGCCCTGCTGTCCAATCCCAATGCCTGGCAGGCACGTGTGGCGAATTTGCTGGAAGTGCCCGCAGGTGTTGCCGATGGCGGCCAGCCAACCATGCTGGCGCTGATCGACAATCCGCAGGCAGAACAGCTTGCCGCGCAGGCCAGCGCGCTGGAAAACATCCCGGCTCAGGACGAATTGCCGCCAGTGGAACTGGCCGCCATGCCGGAAGCCGAGGCGAAGGAACCCGCCGCCAAGATCGTCT
Proteins encoded in this window:
- the bfr gene encoding bacterioferritin, with translation MKGDEKVIEFLNQALTNELTAINQYWLHYRVLDNWGVSRLAAKEREESIDEMKHADALADRVLFLDGLPNFQAINRLKVGETVEEILKADLALEMEAIPLLRDAIEYCESVRDYVSRELFEDILESEEEHVDFLEKQFDQIERMGLQNYVQLQSKPVGDEGE
- a CDS encoding (2Fe-2S)-binding protein, producing the protein MYVCICNAIRECELRRAARATDGDADRVYETLGKRPQCRQCLDDAEDILNEERETSLVMALAAA
- a CDS encoding DUF418 domain-containing protein, producing the protein MNINESSGLAHEAGHGAAPDQPVSGTDRIVSLDFLRGVAVLGILFANITAFAHPMLVYSWPGAMPGGEQPADGWVWLFQFVFVDGKFRGLFTLLFGAGMYMFVERAWSRGGSRRLQLRRLIFLLIFGLIHYFLIFVGDILVLYAVSGFIALSMLHWTAKTQLKVGIAWYLLGSLLLTGALGTQAALEAMPEARAEAGEAWTQMSDEWDKQIRDASAEREVMQGGSYPAVVSFRVTEQGTDLLQMLLIALVETIPLMLIGMALFRLGFFEAAAGRAKMKRWGWIGFIGGAGVSAALGWMALAQNFPPFLTQFVFNGPSALPRLAMILGLAALLVLAADAASRGWLGARFIAAGRMAFSNYIGTSLVMMLIFQGWAGGLYGELHRLALLPVVLLGWVLMLGWSRPWLARFRYGPLEWLWRCLTYGRLFNIKR
- a CDS encoding SPOR domain-containing protein encodes the protein MKASGRARPIWAIAAMLSAFMPGQALADVKDGVDAWTRGDYAAAVREWEGPAEAGDPDAMFNLGQAYRLGRGVPMDTARAEQLYARAAALGHVRAADTYGLMLFQDGRRTAALPYVQDAARRGDPRSQYLLGIAHFNGDIVPRDWIRAYALVTLANSTGLPQAAPALAQMDQYIPLQQRQQAASLAVDMRREAEAEQARQFAAVDLGGDADTGVTSSAAAARPAPSSSMSVPRPIPTTAISPSVAAARAAIEEARSATGTNSPVEAGATYARGEAPASSPPVRQRAEARSETAPAVASRPAKAERGSAPWAVQLGAFSVSGNADRLWTKLSGRAELAGARKELVPSGRVTRLLATGYPSQADANAACRALKKSGQDCLVTRP
- a CDS encoding ParA family protein; the protein is MRVLALASQKGGSGKTTLSGHLAVQAQRAGAGPVVLIDIDPQGSLADWWNEREAEYPAFAQTTVARLASDLAILRQQGFKLAVIDTPPAITMAIQSVISVAELIVVPTRPSPHDLRAVGATVDLCERAGKPLIFVVNAATPKARITSEAAVALSQHGTVAPITLHHRTDFAASMIDGRTVMEVDPNGRSAQEVVGLWNYVADRLERNFRRTVFAAPNGMQQVPGIHRAQGGFGRRVAQ
- a CDS encoding SPOR domain-containing protein; this encodes MQRNSSTSFAMGLALTSAMTGALLAGCATSAMPAANVSASKAENALAKGKHDKAIDYAEASVMAEPRNAEYRAMLGNAYLDAGRFASAATSFDDAMRLGDNTARTALSLALALTGEGKHGEAAALLNDWEGEIPVSDLGLALTIAGQPERGIHLMTNAIRGGENTAKMRQNLAFSYAMAGRWREARLMASQDVPADKVGDRMQEWALLSNPNAWQARVANLLEVPAGVADGGQPTMLALIDNPQAEQLAAQASALENIPAQDELPPVELAAMPEAEAKEPAAKIVSIDPDVKPEGPAAPAPAPAKKFESAFAAPAAVKLDAASFAAPAPTSAKAAQPAPANMAKVAAVAPEAPAKAAAPARIKADGTHMVQLGSFSSEQGARRAWGIYTKRYPELAGHKMIISEAMVKGKRYWRVAAAGFGRTDSRSMCGTVKSRGDGCFAYAADRSLPGSVDAGVRMARR